From [Flavobacterium] thermophilum:
TTTACGGAGGCAGGTGCCCCTCCTGGAGTGCTCAATGTCGTTCATGGAGCGCATGAGGTGGTCAACGCCTTGATTGATCATGAGGATATTCGTGCGATTTCATTTGTCGGTTCACAGCCAGTGGCCAAGTATGTGTATGAACGGACAGCAGCGCAAGGCAAACGAGTGCAGGCGTTGTCGGGGGCGAAAAATCATCATATTGTCATGCCAGATGCGGATGTAGAGACGGCCGTACAACATGTGATCAGCTCAGCGTTTGGCAGCGCGGGCCAGCGTTGCATGGCTTGCAGTGCAGTCGTGATTGTCGGGGAAAACGAAACGTTCGTCCGTCGGTTGAAACAAAAAGCGGATGAGTTGATTATTGGGAATGGTATGGATCCGGAAGTGTTATTAACCCCGGTCATTCGGCAGTCTCACCGTGAAAAGGTGCTAGGCTACATTCAGAAGGGGATTGAAGAGGGCGCGGTATTGCTACGCGATGGGCGAAAGGAAATGGATGATAGACCCGAAGGCAATTTTTTAGGTCCCACGATTTTTGATTATGTCACCCCGGATATGACGATCGCGAAAGAAGAGATCTTCGCACCTGTATTAAGTTTGCTGAGGGCCAATGATTTAGATGAAGCGCTCAGCTATATTCGGAAGTCTCGGTATGGGAACGGGGCGACGATTTATACAAAGGATGCGAAGGCCGTCCGGAAATTCCGTGAAGAGGCCGATGCGGGGATGTTGGGCATTAACGTCGGCGTGCCGGCGACGATGGCGTTTTTCCCGTTCTCTGGCTGGAAAGATTCGTTTTACGGCGATCTTCATGTGAATGGAAAAGATGGCGTGAATTTTTACACGCGCAAAAAGATGATTACTTCCCGGTTTGATTTTTAACCTGTGTTGGGTGAAAGGGGCAGAGAATCATGCAAACTGAACAAACCCACCAACTGTGGCTCGAAAAAGACGACCGATATATCTGGCATTCGATGAAGCCGTATAACCCACAAGCAACGCTGATTGCCGCCGAAGCGAAAGGCTGCTGGGTGACGGATGCAGCTGGACGCCAGTATTTGGATGCGATGGCCGGGCTCTGGTGCGTCAACGTCGGCTATGGGCGCGAGGAACTCGCCGAAGCGGCGTATGAGCAGCTGAAGACGCTGGCGTATTTCCCGCTCACGCAAAGCCACCTGCCGGCCATCGAGCTCGGGGAAAAGCTCAACGAACTGTTGGGCGATGAGTATGTCATCTTTTTCTCAAACAGCGGATCAGAGGCGAACGAAACGGCGTTTAAAATCGCCCGCCAATACCATCAGCAACGCGGGGAGCATCACCGGTACAAAATCATTTCCCGCTACCGGGCGTACCATGGGAATTCCATGGGGGCGCTCTCAGCGACCGGGCAGGCGCAACGGAAATACAAATACGAACCGCTCGCGCCAGGGTTCATCCATGTGCCGCCGCCGGATGTGTACCGCGACCCGGATGCGGCGGATGACCCGCGCCGGTTGCGGGCGGTCAAGGCCATTGATGATGTCATGACGTGGGAGTTGAGTGAAACGATTGCGGCCGTCATTATGGAGCCGATCATCACCGGGGGCGGTGTGCTCATTCCTCCGGACGGGTATATGAAAGCGGTCAAAGACGTGTGTGAAAAACACGGGGCTTTGCTGATTGTCGATGAAGTCATCTGCGGCTTCGGCCGGACGGGAGCGGCGTTCGGATTTCAACACTACGGCGTCAAGCCGGACATCATCACGATGGCAAAAGGCATTACGAGCGCGTATTTGCCGCTGGCGGCAACGGCGGTGCGAAAAGAGATTTATGAAGCGTTCAAGGGAACGGATGAATACGACTACTTCCGCCATGTCAATACGTTTGGCGGCCACCCGGCTTCGTGCGCGGTGGCGCTGAAAAACATCGAGATTATGGAGACGGAGCGGCTGTTTGACCGCTCGCGCGAGGCTGGGGAATGGCTGCTTGATGAGCTCAAAACGAACCTAGCCGGCCACCCGTATGTCGGCGATGTGCGCGGCAAAGGGCTGCTTGTCGGCATTGAGCTTGTCGCTGACAAAGCGACGAAAGAGCCGCTCGATGTGTCGCTTGTCAATCAAGTGATCCATCGATGCAAAGAAAACGGCCTCATCATCGGCAAAAACGGAACGACAGTCGCCGGATACAACAACGTGCTCACCTTGTCGCCGCCGCTTTGCATCACGGATGATGAACTTTCGTTTGTGGTCCGCGTCTTGAGCGGGGCGCTAGCGGCCATTCAATAAGAAGAAGGACAAACGCCAGCTTGGGTCGACAGGCTGGTGTTTTGTTTGCCTTCGTGCAGACATTCGGAAAAACATAGAAGCAGGCCGCTGTCGCTAGGGTTGGACGTTCTCCCGGTTTCGAGATGGGAGATTCTTAGACATCTGCCTTAGGGCAGGCTGCTGGATCATCGATTCCTGTGCGTTTGACGAAAGATCGATCATGAACACTGAATGGCCATTCCGAACAAGAGCCGTTTTAACCCCATTCAAATACATACGTTAATGGAATAGCTAAGTCCTTAAATTGTGCGGAATGCAGCGTGTCTTGTTGCCCGTATGTGGCATGCCGTTGATATGTACCTTCGTGTAAATAGTACACATGAATCATTTTATTAGCAGTATCAACAATCCAATATTCCGCAATTCCATAGTGTTGGTAAGTATAAAATTTTTCGTTGTAATCTTTTAAAGCGGTTGAAGGTGACAAAACTTCAACAACTAGCGCAGGCGCCCCGTAACATCCTTTTTGGACAATCTGTTTTTTATTGCAAATCACGGCAATATCGGGTTGGACAATGTCATCAGGGGTTTCATACGTTTCATTTTTGCTAAGGAATACATCAAACGGCGCCATAAAGACGTAACAATGTTGGTTTTGGAAAAAATGGCGCAAAGCAAAATACAATTCTCCGACGGCAAATTGATGTTCCGAAGATGGAGCAGGTGTCATATTATAGGCTTTTCCATTTATCAGTTCC
This genomic window contains:
- the tpa gene encoding Taurine--pyruvate aminotransferase; the encoded protein is MQTEQTHQLWLEKDDRYIWHSMKPYNPQATLIAAEAKGCWVTDAAGRQYLDAMAGLWCVNVGYGREELAEAAYEQLKTLAYFPLTQSHLPAIELGEKLNELLGDEYVIFFSNSGSEANETAFKIARQYHQQRGEHHRYKIISRYRAYHGNSMGALSATGQAQRKYKYEPLAPGFIHVPPPDVYRDPDAADDPRRLRAVKAIDDVMTWELSETIAAVIMEPIITGGGVLIPPDGYMKAVKDVCEKHGALLIVDEVICGFGRTGAAFGFQHYGVKPDIITMAKGITSAYLPLAATAVRKEIYEAFKGTDEYDYFRHVNTFGGHPASCAVALKNIEIMETERLFDRSREAGEWLLDELKTNLAGHPYVGDVRGKGLLVGIELVADKATKEPLDVSLVNQVIHRCKENGLIIGKNGTTVAGYNNVLTLSPPLCITDDELSFVVRVLSGALAAIQ
- the iolA gene encoding Methylmalonate semialdehyde dehydrogenase [acylating], yielding MSITKPETTVLKNYIGGQWVASSGTETLEVPNPATGEVLARVPISTKEDVDQAVQAAKKAFATWKDVPVPKRARIMFSFHHLLNQHHEELAELVVQENGKAYKEAYGEIQRGIECVEFAAGAPTLLMGESLSNIAEEIDSEMFRYPLGVVAGITPFNFPMMVPLWMFPLAIVCGNTFVLKPSERTPILANKLAELFTEAGAPPGVLNVVHGAHEVVNALIDHEDIRAISFVGSQPVAKYVYERTAAQGKRVQALSGAKNHHIVMPDADVETAVQHVISSAFGSAGQRCMACSAVVIVGENETFVRRLKQKADELIIGNGMDPEVLLTPVIRQSHREKVLGYIQKGIEEGAVLLRDGRKEMDDRPEGNFLGPTIFDYVTPDMTIAKEEIFAPVLSLLRANDLDEALSYIRKSRYGNGATIYTKDAKAVRKFREEADAGMLGINVGVPATMAFFPFSGWKDSFYGDLHVNGKDGVNFYTRKKMITSRFDF